Genomic DNA from Panthera leo isolate Ple1 chromosome A1, P.leo_Ple1_pat1.1, whole genome shotgun sequence:
CTGTCCCCTCTGTTGAAGGACATGGGATAGAAAACCCAGCACGTCAGCATCAGGTGTGTTGTCCCCAGATAATAATAGCTCAGGCcgtggagagggaggggacatgTGGGTGGGAGCAGATGCCACCCTGACTTGGCTACTTCTTGCTCCTCGGGAAGTAGTATCTTTTGTAATAGCACGTGGACACTGAGTCCGACTCGGCAGAGGACATGCCAGTTACGGGTCAGATCCCCGCTGCCGGAAGCCCCTCTTCATCCTTCCCCTTGGACATGTGTCGCCCTACTCAGGGCCTGCTTCATCCACATTTAGCTCACCATGAGGGGTCAAGTTTACCGTGCACAATGTTGCTTAGAAACGGCTGCTATCCCACCTTTATCAGGTTTCCAGGGAAACAGTGCTAGAAGGTTAACCAGAGGTCATTTTTTTCATGCTAGAGAAAAGGTTTTGTTAACCCTTTACCTACACGAATTTATTGGCAAAATAGATGGCAACTTACATACCACTAGCTGTAGGATCCGTGCGGTGTACCGTTTCAGAGGTACTGCGCGTTGGCAGTGACTTTCGTAACATCTGGGTCTATATGAAATTGTTTTTACGTGCCAGCAGGTGACTCCAGTAACTGTGTTCTGCTGATGGTTTCAAcaaatttagtaaataaaaacatccttcctggggcgcctgggtggctcagtcagttgagcgtccgatttcggctcgggtcgtgatctcacagctcgtgagttcgatccccgcgtcgggctctgtgctgacagctcggagcctggagcctgcttctgcttctttctgtgtctcccactctctctgcccctaacccactcgcattctgtctctgtctctgtcaaaaataaataaacattaaaaaaatttttttaaaaataaaaataaaaacatccttcCTATTCGAGGCTTGCTTGTTCCAGTTCCCTTAAGAGCATAGAGGTGTGACACAGACTGGGGAGCAGAAATTACTATCAAATTGGGTCAGGTAAGAGTAAGGCGGTCTGTGAGTAGAGGTCTCTGTCTAAACCACCAATAAATATGCCAAAGCGTATTAAAAAGGGGACAGCACACTCTCAAGTGTGTACTTGAGAGCAGTTTTTATTAATCTGTCCTTAGAATTGATTTCCATTTGAGATTCCTCCAAATGGATTGACATTTATTCTGGCTTCCACCgtttaagattataaaatttcctttgtttATCACAAAGAGCTTTAGTTAAGGTGCCTTTTCAGGAATGCTTTCTGGAAAACCGTAAGTTTAACTCTTGTTATTTCTAACCAAAAGTGGACTCACATATGCCATTTTTCTAATGTCCAGTCTTAAATATATGTTCCCAGTACTCAGAATACAGTTATGTTTTCTTAGAAGGCTAACAATGTAcatacattatttattcatttaaaaaacattttagtttGGAATATATGTCAAGTGGTGTCCTACCCAGTAGAGATAACAgtagtgaaaaagagaaaaatggttcTTGGCTTTATAGATTTAAATTCAATATTATATGTTGAAGTTAGAAATTAAAGAGGCTACTttgaaaaagataatttttccaAGTTTGAATAATTGAAAATTGTAACtcttttttctgtatgtttgatatatatgtatatatgaaatgttCAAGTAGTTTTTGGTAACAGTTTTGTTTGATTTGAAAACTGAGTCAACTCCTGATTATCCACGATATAGGAACCCTTATCAAATTTCTAGATTTGCTTGGCACATTCTGATGTTGAATTTAATTTGAGCAGAACATGGTTAAGAACATAGTGGTGTAGCTAGAAACACTAGTCACAAAGGCAAATAAAGTTCATTTATCTATAGTATCTGTAAATGCTTTTCACATTAGTTTCATTTGGTGATGCTGACCAGCCTTATatgtaggcatttaaaaaattattccactGAAAAGGGAATTCAGACTGGAAATAAGTGATAAACACAAGATTGTTCAGCAGCTATGTGGTAGAGCAGAATTTTAGGGTCATGGAATTTTAGCCGTGTGTTTTTTCCTACTAAATCACCAAATGAATGGTGTTTCAATTACTCCTCTCTCTGATACCACTGTCACAAATGATTGGCTTTAACTATGAAAAAGACAGTAAAATTGTTCACTGAAGACATACCTTAAGTGGtatcttattttccaaatagtGCAGTGCTCTAGTATGTTGGAATTTTTTATCCCAGACCTTGTTAATCCTAATCATtacacagaatttttttattttgatgtataaaGTTAACGATGTGTTTTCACCTTTCTCCAGTACAGCGCTTGGTACAAATGAAAATCCTTGACAAtcatttgtacttaaaaaaaataaataaaagtaagtaaacatgAGATGAAAAGTTTAAGTGGGCCAGATATGTTGTTGAGACTCGCGCACTGCGTTGAAGGGATGTGGCGTAGCCCTGTGTGATCCAAGCTGTCGATAAATAGCCGTCAGAGAGGCTATTATTATGAGAGGCATTGGTTGATGACCGATCTGGAATATTGGCCTATTTGGCTGCTCTGAAGCAGCCCCTCGCAGTTCTGGTTTTTAACCAGGTCGTGACACCCAGTGCTCGGGTGCTTTTAAGCTTGAAttttttgtttgactttctgtATCTGCTGTTCTCTAGCTCACCATGGTGTTCATGTAATAAAACTTGCTACAGCTGGGTGGCAGTGTTGACCACAGAGAAACTTCAGGAAAATGCTGTGCTGTTGGTTTATGTTCAGAGAGAGTCATTTGAATAAGAATTCAAATTTGAAAGTGTATGTTCAGCGAGCTAGTAAGTAAGGTATGTTTGGTGAGGTAGTGGTGAAATGTCAAATCTGTTAAATCATCTAACTCGCCTTTGTGGCCAATCTAATTTAATTtggttttatgatattttttttcagtatttaattcAGTGAACAAAAATGTCAAGTTTATTAGCTTATGGaatacagtaaaattttaaaaatcagtcgtTAACAATTATctatgaaatttaagaataacTTCTTTATGGTAGTTTTGTTTGCGAGTAAAAGaggatttaatattttttaaaactcggCAAACGTATAAGTAGATGACTGCTACATAAGAAAGCTTACAACGTACCtcactttttttgctttttttaagacAGTATGCATAAAGTTTTTTACTTGATAACCAAAAGATATTGACTTAAAGtgcttttcttctgtattttcttttatcaattataattttcagaaatctttaaaaacatttttctccaataagtcattttcttcatttttctctggttCTCAAATAGAATTGCTGTGTCTTCGTTTCACACTTCTCCCCCAGGTGTTTATGGCCTTTCCAATACGTCATACTAATCTGGATTGACTCATGATGGGAAATTGTAATAAGGGCTATATAAAAGATTGTACCTTATTTCATGATACTAGCagtctgaaatttctttttaatccagtgtgaaagaaattattgaactctttctcaaaaatgatgCAATGCTGGAAACTAGTagtcaatttaaataaattattgtttaacTGGGAAGTCCTTCaggtagagaagaaaatattttattcttacctCAGTTTGTTTAGGTACAATTtataatgtgaaaaagaaaattgacaataaattagatCAGCTTGATCTTGACTAATTAGAATATATTAACTATCTCTTTAATAAAATTTGCCTTCAACCTGCCTAGCTCAGtgaagttgtaggatacaaaatcaatatatgaaaatctgttgtttctttaTACTAAtaattatcagaaagagaaattaaagaaaatggttttgtttATAACTCCATAAAAAAATAGAGTACCTAGGAATAAGTTTAGTCAAGGAAGGGGAAGACCtctaccctgaaaactataagacaaatatgaaagaaattgaagaaaacacaaataaatggaaagataattctGTTTTCATGGATAAGAATTGTTAttatgtccatattacccaaaacGGTGTACGAGTACAGTGCAATCACTACCAAAATTACAATGgcaatttttacagaaatagaacagtGATCTTACAAtttgtgtatggaaccacaaaagatcccaactagccaaagcaatcttgagaaaaaaaaacaaagctggaggcatacTCCCTCATTtctaactatattacaaagctatgtcaaaacagtgtggtattggcataaagacagacacagtGATCAATGGTGcaaaatagagtccagaaatacacCTACACAtagatggtcaattaatttacaacagaGAAGCCGAGAATACACAATTGgggcaaatggtgctgggaaaactggacatccacatgcagaagaatgaaactagggcACTactttacaccatacacaaaaattaacttaaaatggattaaagactttaagatctgaaaccataaaactcctagaggaaaacaaagtAGTGAGCTCCTTGACGttgtcttggcaatgatttttggatctgtgacaccaaaagcagagACAACAAAAGCGAAATAACTAGGTGGGACTACATCAGActtaaaaagcttctacacagcaagggaaatcaacaaaatgaaatgactgaaggggagaatatatttgcaaagcatatatctgataagggattagtatctaaagtatataaagaactcacacaactcagtAGCAACAAAACAATATGATTATGAAATAGAAGATCTAAATAGaagtttttccagagaagacatacagatggccaacaagttcctgaaaagatgttcagcatcactgatcagggaaatgcaaatgaaaaaccacagtgagatgttacctcacacctgtcagaatgggtattATCAAAACgacaagaaataaatattgacgaggacatggagaaaagtaCCCtcgggcactgttggtgggaatgtaaattggtgcagccaaggaaaaatagtttggagggttcctcaaaaaattaaaaatacaactaccatatgatccagcaattctgcttctggctgtttatccaaagaaaacaaaaccgcTGACTCAGGAAGCTATATGgacacccatgttcattgcaacattatttacaatagccaagatatggaaacaacctaagtatccattgatggatgaatggatgaagaaaatatgacatgtacacacaatgaaatattaccaagccataaagaagaatgaaatcttgccgtttgccaCAAAACAGATGgacttgagagcattatgctaagtgagataagtcagagaaagacaaatctgtatgatttcatttatgtgtggaacaagaaagaaagaaagaaagaaagaaagagaaagaaaaacacctaaACCCCAAGtttacagatacagagaacaggtggctggttgccagaggcagggatggaggaaatgggtgaaggggatcaaaatgtacaaacttccagttataacatGAATCGTTTGGGGACATTAGGTACAGCTTGGCCGCTATCATTAATACTGTAGTGCATACTTATGGGGTGCTGGGGggggctcggttgagcgtccaactttggctcaggtcacgatcttgtggttcgtgggttcaggccccacgtcaggctctgtgctgacagctcggagcctggagcctgcttcagattctgtgtctccctctttctctgcccctcccttgctcattctctgtctctcaaaaataaagattaaaaaattttttttttttaaataccgtATTGCAtacttggaagttgctaagagagtggatcatagaagttctcatcacaagaaaaagaattttgcaGCCATGTTTGGTGACAGACGTTAACTAGACATACCGTGATCGTTTCTCAATATAGACAAAGATCCTTACgttgtacacttgaaaacaataaaatgtatgtCAGTTATGCCtcaatacaaaaaagaaattctctcaaCCTACCTAGCCCACTGGTGGGCACACCAGGAGCTTCGGGATCATGCTCGTTGGCCTTTGGGCTCTTCGTCCTGAGGAGCTGGGAGCACAGCCGTCGACTTACGCCCCTGAGCCTCCGTTGCCTCATAAAAATTTGGGAACAGGGCATCAGCTGATTTTTGTGTCAAATCAAGGAGGATGCATTAATGAAAGTCCCTGACAGTAATTAAGcacttttttagaaaaatgtatatattttgatgaatatttgtattttgtaatcCTAGCAGTGGAAGCAGAAAGGAGACTGTTGAGACCAGAAGGAACAGGGGAATTTGGACAACGGTGGATGGAATGACGTAGCCTTCCAAGGGTTCTCTTAGTGCCGTGATTTACTGTCACAtggatttaacttttaaaataacgTAAGTTGAAttactgattctctctctctctctctttctctctttttctttaggaCACTTACGGAGAGCTACAATGGAAAAATCCTGGATGCTGTGGAACTTTGTTGAAAGATGGCTAATAGCTTTGGCTTCGTGGTCTTGGGCCCTTTGCCGTATTTCTCTTTTACCTTTAATAGTGACTTTTCATCTGTATGGAGGCATTATCTTACTTTTGTTAATATTCGTGTCAATAGCAGGTATTCTGTATAAATTCCAGGATGTATTGCTTTATTTTCCAGAGCAGCCATCTTCTTCACGCCTTTATGTTCCCATGCCCACTGGTATTccacatgaaaacattttcatcagaACCAAAGATGGAGTGCGTCTGAACCTTATTTTGATAAGATACACTGGAGACAATTCGCCCTATTCCCcgactataatttattttcatgggAATGCAGGCAACATAGGTCACAGGTTACCAAATGCATTGCTTATGTTGGTTAACCTCAAGGTTAATCTTTTGCTTGTTGATTATCGAGGATATGGAAAAAGCGAAGGAGAAGCGAGTGAAGAGGGACTCTACCTGGATTCTGAAGCTGTGCTAGATTACGTGATGACTAGACCTGACcttgacaaaacaaaaatttttctttttggccgTTCCTTAGGAGGAGCGGTGGCTATCCATCTGGCTTCCGAAAATTCACATCGGATTTCGGCCATTATGGTGGAGAACACGTTTTTAAGCATACCGCATATGGCCAgcactttattttcattcttcccaATGCGTTACCTTCCTTTATGGTGCtacaaaaacaaattcttatCCTACAGAAAAATCGCTCAGTGCAGAATGCCTTCTCTTTTCATCTCTGGGCTCTCCGACCAGTTAATTCCACCAGTAATGATGAAGCAACTCTATGAACTGTCCCCGTCTCGGACTAAGAGATTAGCCATTTTTCCCGACGGGACTCATAATGATACGTGGCAGTGCCAGGGCTACTTTACTGCCCTGGAACACTTCATCCGAGAAGCAATAAAAAGCCGTTCTCCCGAAGACATGGCACAGACCTCACCCAACGTCACGATTATATGATGCTCTTCTGTTTGATTAACGCACTGTATTTTAATTTGCGCGGAACGGCCAAGAATGTTCCTTTCTACAAGTGTGTTATGTCTGTACTTGTCTGAAGAGTGACATTAAACCCTGAAAGGACTTCAGTGCTCCTTTGAGACGATCCAAATAGTTTTTGACATGTGAAGAACTGTAATTCTTGGGattatttcatagttttcatCAAACCTTTCAATGTGGTCATGTATCCGTATCTTTCGTTTAATATGCCAGTATAATAGCATATTGTATTCAAAAGTTTCTTGTTGCCAAAATGGTGTGCTTCGCGTGGCACTTGGATCCGTGGCTGGGTGTGGAAGGAGATCTGCCAACGAGAAACCTTTGAGTATTATTCCTTTAGTAAGTACCGGGACAATCATGGCAAGCAAACTTAGTTCTGTAACTGCATTCTTCaccttaaaagttaaaatgaaatgcaTGATGGTATTTTAGTCCTTGAATTATGCAATGCATCGTTTTTACTGTAAATAGCACTGGTCATTGACCGACGTATACGGTAACCTGGGTTATATCTATTTTGATGTAAACTCTATTTTGTTTTCGGCGAGAAGTGAAGTCGAGGCCTGTGTGCCGGCTGCCATTGCATTTTGCTCTGGTGAATGCTGAGATCCAGCTTTTTCTTACAAGTAAATGGGACCCCATTTTCCAATATAAATGTACCGTGTTTTGTTAGGTACAGTCTGGATCATAGcatgtaaaaatagaaatttagaattttacTGCAGCTTTGATGTGCACATTTgaactttttaacatttgtaaTTTTGGTGGCAAAGAGAATTTTAGCTTCTGTCGATTTTGTAAGTCTACAGCTCAACCACTAATAGCGATCATAATGACAATTAGAActtgtttaagaaataaattggCGAGGCTTATCATTACATGATTGTACAGACTATTTTACAGAAATTCCCACACTTGAGTTTTAAGTCCAGTATCTAGGTATATCTAGcccacaacagccaagatatcaTTTATTggactttctgaaaataaaagttacaaaatcaaaagcaaaaaacctGTTCTTTGGTTTAATGTTTCAGTTGTTCTTATATAGAACATTAAAAGACGGTTtcaggaagttttctttctttttctcctccacaTAGGAGTGTGGGAATGAAGGAACTCAAGAAGTTTTTCTTACAGAACCTATTACCACATTTAACAATTACGTGGCTAGAAGTGAGAAGTAGTATTTAGACATagagaagagtaagaaaaaaaaaagagccccgTAAAACTTGCAGAAcataccttaaaaaatataagctATGGGGTATAATTGTGCTACGTTGTTTCAGGCTGTCCTCAAAAATTAGATGTAATTGAGCTCTGTACATTATGTCAGCTTTAACatagaatattttgaatatttagctATATTTATTGGCTTTGTGCAAGCGGCTAGAGCAGAGAAATCATGGGTCAATATTCTTGACCTTAATTTTAGAATCTTTCCATGGAGATAGGGCTAGAGATACTTTTGCCAAATAACATTCTTATTCACTTTATGtcagtatttagaaaaaaattctagcaagtatgatttcctgtttttctataaattattgtttaaaagtcatgctttaaaaaaaaagttggtaatGCATATCATGGAAGGcgtatttttatgtataaattccCCACAATTAAAGGATACTTTTCATCTTATTGGTCATTGCGATGTAGAATGACTCTCCTAAATAGTAgtgtattcaaaagaaaaaagttaatacaACAATCGTAGTGTACTTAGACATGAGCTTACTTGGTGCACCTTAGCTTGTATCATCTTTAAGGTTTGGAGTACCTTTGTATGTTTCCCTGTAACCATTTAGCGTAGTACTTGTGAAGGGGTTTATCCACTTTAGTTGTAATGAGTATTATGCTGATGAAGTATAAAAGCTTtttcttcatcagtgttttgttcttatgctgcttttttttttttaaggtttataaacaaattttttcccccctctaaaGCCAGGCTTTCAAAAGTTGCACAGTACTCGTGTATTCGCCCCCACCTTCATTCTCTTCGGATTAAGGGGCATTTGTTCCTGCAGCAGAGGGAAGGGACTGTGTTTAGGGTGGTAGGACATCTTTCTTTCCTGGCTTCTGTATCTGAGATTTCCTTAGATGGGAAGAGGGCAGAAAACAAACTCTTGTGGTCAGGGGTCCATGAAGCCTGTGACATCGTTTTTTCACAACATGTCTAATTTTGTGGCCAAAGCAGTTGGTCttaataaaatgtgaattcttCATGAGTCACTCCTTCATTGGGACCCAGGTTTTAGTGGGAATAGAAGTGTGTCCACCTCGTGTATTAATTTCTGGCTCATTTTGCAAGAGCAGCTGTAGTAAGAGTTTATGaatgaattttaagtttttaagctACTGTAAACTTGGAAATCCTAGAATGATTTTAAATCTGTCAAGATACAATTCATTTAGAGAAAGTTCCGATATTTTAAAAGGGATTATTGGGGCGGGGCGAGTGGGGGATGGCAAAAAGGACACTCAAAAGGAGATTGTAGAATATGGGGAGAAATAGTTTGTGATGCATAAAAGGTGCTAAATGAAGAGAAATGGCTGGAAAGGGATACGTGACGTGGTTCTTCAGTGTCGATCCAGGAAATGACAAAATGACTAACCCATAAGGTTGGGCGAAAAGGCTGCCTAACTGTGCAGAACAAAACGTTCGAATGCATGTCGCCTCTAACCAAGAAAGTGACTAGAGCACCTGACATTGCAAATACCTTGACTGTAAAGTTGGCGTTTTTATCAAAATGGTATTTTCGATTTTGTTACAGGGCAgcttaaactgatttttttttcatgatgagCTGTAGACACTTGGTAATCACCCAAGTTCCAGCTTTGGTGATGTGTCAGTTGCATTGTGGTTCTCACTGAGAATTCATACCACCCGatgcatttatattcatttcttatttttgtaagaTTTGGTTTGAGGTGGGAATAGGTTTGTTTGGTCCAATACAGAATGAAGGCCATattcaattttatataaattatctccCAATCTCAGTTTAAGAGAAGTTTCATTGTTGAGTCCCTTTCTTCCTTAAGGTTAGGAAAAAATAGGGTAAACTTTTTAAAGGATGTCACAGAAGTCACTTTTAAAATTAGGTCATGATTGAGATGTATTGAGCTCCTCCAGTGACCACTCCCCTCCACTTTTCCTATTAAGTTTGACaacaattatgaagaaaaaaaactgtgaaaaatactaGTTATAATGCTTTTGGATTATCCACTTAAGTTTGTGTATTTTCATATCACTCAGGTAAAGTTGGAAATGACAGAGCACagacatctattttttaaatcaatagggtagaaaatgaaaagcacttctgtttatttatattacCATATATGCAATCATCTTAGCTAATCAGACataatatattcatttgtatagcaaaataaatgcattcatCCTAATTATAGTCCACACGTTTTTGCCAAATGGTGCAAATATACctccatttatattttgtatgttaaaattGTAGTTTAAAAATAGGACTATGTATAAGAGACACTTTTTACAAA
This window encodes:
- the ABHD13 gene encoding protein ABHD13 — its product is MEKSWMLWNFVERWLIALASWSWALCRISLLPLIVTFHLYGGIILLLLIFVSIAGILYKFQDVLLYFPEQPSSSRLYVPMPTGIPHENIFIRTKDGVRLNLILIRYTGDNSPYSPTIIYFHGNAGNIGHRLPNALLMLVNLKVNLLLVDYRGYGKSEGEASEEGLYLDSEAVLDYVMTRPDLDKTKIFLFGRSLGGAVAIHLASENSHRISAIMVENTFLSIPHMASTLFSFFPMRYLPLWCYKNKFLSYRKIAQCRMPSLFISGLSDQLIPPVMMKQLYELSPSRTKRLAIFPDGTHNDTWQCQGYFTALEHFIREAIKSRSPEDMAQTSPNVTII